A genomic segment from Tuwongella immobilis encodes:
- a CDS encoding DUF444 family protein, with product MGQKIERDLQRFQRIVRGKIRSNLGKFMSRGELIGKQGKDFVSIPLPSIQLPQIRYGNKNSGGVGVGEGNPGQALTPAEQGDQPGGAGDAPGQHILEVEVSMEELATILGEELALPRIEPRGQKNIITTKDRYTGIRPVGPQSLVSFKQTYKRSLRRQIASGTYQPEQPVIVPVREDMRYRAPKETQQPQSMAAIMYLMDVSGSMTDEQKQIVRIEAFWIDTWIRAHYKDIETVYIIHDASAKEVDEHTFYHTRESGGTRISSAYQLAAKIQQERYDPADWNLYAFHFSDGDNWGDDVPVCMQILSEKLLPVLNLFGYGQIESPYGSGEFFEHLLPMTDEFAHLILTRVPDRNAILPSIRDFLKTGR from the coding sequence GTGGGACAAAAAATTGAACGTGATCTGCAGCGATTTCAACGGATCGTTCGTGGCAAAATCCGCAGCAATCTCGGCAAATTCATGAGCCGAGGCGAGTTGATCGGCAAACAAGGCAAGGATTTTGTCAGTATCCCGTTACCCAGCATTCAGTTACCACAAATCCGCTACGGAAACAAAAATTCCGGCGGGGTCGGTGTTGGCGAAGGCAACCCCGGACAAGCCCTCACCCCCGCGGAGCAGGGCGATCAACCCGGCGGCGCGGGAGATGCACCGGGCCAGCACATCCTCGAAGTCGAAGTCAGCATGGAAGAGTTGGCGACAATCCTTGGCGAGGAGTTGGCGCTACCGCGAATCGAGCCACGCGGTCAGAAGAATATCATCACGACCAAGGATCGATACACCGGAATTCGTCCCGTAGGACCGCAATCGCTCGTCTCCTTCAAGCAGACCTACAAGCGATCGTTGCGGCGGCAAATCGCTTCCGGCACCTATCAACCCGAACAGCCCGTGATTGTCCCCGTTCGGGAAGATATGCGCTATCGGGCACCCAAAGAGACCCAGCAGCCGCAAAGCATGGCGGCCATTATGTATCTGATGGATGTTTCGGGGTCGATGACCGACGAGCAAAAGCAGATTGTCCGTATCGAGGCGTTCTGGATCGATACCTGGATTCGCGCTCACTACAAAGATATTGAGACGGTCTATATCATCCACGATGCCTCGGCGAAAGAGGTGGATGAACACACGTTTTATCATACCCGTGAAAGTGGTGGCACGCGCATTAGTTCCGCGTATCAACTGGCGGCGAAAATCCAGCAGGAGCGTTATGATCCCGCTGATTGGAATTTGTACGCCTTCCATTTTTCCGATGGGGATAACTGGGGAGATGATGTCCCGGTTTGCATGCAAATTCTCTCCGAAAAGCTGCTCCCGGTGCTGAATCTCTTCGGGTACGGACAGATCGAAAGTCCGTATGGCAGCGGTGAATTTTTCGAACATTTGCTGCCGATGACGGATGAGTTTGCCCATTTGATTCTCACGCGTGTGCCCGATCGCAATGCCATCCTCCCTTCCATTCGCGATTTTCTGAAAACGGGGCGATAA
- a CDS encoding PrkA family serine protein kinase — MAEGKALLASLQSQFDLDDFRKLHWEGSFEDYLNIVVQQPQVTRTAHQRLYDMILSHGTEEVYENKEKIVHYRFFTEFGAKLGESVYGLDRPLMQLVNAFKSAAFGYGTERRVLLLHGPVGSSKSTIARLLKRGLEQYTRTDAGMLFTFAWKGDDGGWIPCPMHQEPLLLVPKELRPALLAQLNAQKPDSYPYEIQIKGDLNPYCRHLFNERMQRYQGDWQRVLQDVKVVRMVMSEQDRIGIGTFQPKDEKNQDSTELTGDINYRKIAEYGTDSDPRAFNFDGELNIANRGIIEFIEVLKLDVAFLYDLLGASQEHKIKPKKFAQTDIDEVILGHTNEPEYRRLQNNEFMEALRDRTVKIDIPYVTRLRDEIRIYEKDFNSARVRGKHIAPHTIEIAAMWAVLTRLSQPKHANLTLLQKLKLYNGKTLSGFTEDNVMELKREAAQEGMIGISPRYIQDKISNALVAHPEEDNINPFMVMHELESGLRHHTLISDESQLQRYRELLSIVREEYEDIVKNEVQRAIAADEDALARLCSNYIDNVKAYTQREKVRDRYTGNYQEPDERLMRSIEEKIDIPEGRKDDFRREIMNYIGALAIDGKRFDYKTNERLQKALELKLFEDQKDTIKLTTLVSNVVDRATQEKIDVVKARLIRNYGYNESSATDVLNFVASIFARGQTKK; from the coding sequence TTCGAGGATTACCTCAATATTGTCGTTCAGCAGCCGCAAGTGACTCGCACCGCTCACCAACGTCTGTACGACATGATTCTGTCCCACGGAACCGAAGAAGTTTACGAAAACAAAGAAAAAATCGTTCACTATCGCTTTTTCACCGAATTCGGGGCCAAACTTGGGGAATCCGTCTACGGGTTGGATCGGCCGTTGATGCAACTGGTCAACGCCTTCAAATCCGCCGCATTTGGCTATGGCACCGAACGGCGCGTGCTGCTGCTGCATGGTCCGGTGGGGTCGTCGAAAAGCACCATCGCTCGATTGTTAAAGCGCGGGCTGGAGCAATATACCCGTACCGATGCCGGGATGCTCTTCACATTCGCCTGGAAGGGTGATGATGGTGGGTGGATTCCCTGTCCGATGCACCAGGAACCGTTGTTGTTGGTGCCCAAGGAGTTACGGCCTGCGCTGTTGGCCCAACTCAATGCCCAGAAGCCGGACAGCTACCCCTACGAAATTCAAATCAAGGGGGATCTGAATCCGTATTGTCGGCATCTGTTCAACGAACGCATGCAACGCTACCAGGGCGATTGGCAGCGCGTGCTCCAGGACGTTAAGGTGGTGCGCATGGTGATGTCCGAACAGGACCGCATCGGCATTGGCACGTTCCAACCCAAGGACGAAAAGAACCAAGATTCCACCGAGTTGACCGGCGACATTAACTATCGCAAGATCGCCGAATACGGGACCGATTCCGATCCGCGTGCGTTTAATTTCGACGGTGAGTTGAATATCGCCAATCGTGGGATTATCGAATTCATCGAAGTGTTGAAGCTCGATGTGGCGTTCCTGTATGACCTGTTGGGTGCATCGCAGGAACACAAAATCAAACCCAAAAAATTCGCCCAAACCGATATTGATGAAGTGATTCTGGGACACACCAACGAACCGGAATATCGTCGGCTCCAGAATAACGAATTCATGGAAGCACTCCGGGATCGAACGGTGAAGATCGACATTCCGTATGTCACGCGGCTGCGGGATGAAATTCGCATTTACGAGAAAGACTTCAATTCCGCTCGCGTGCGTGGCAAACATATTGCCCCGCATACCATCGAGATTGCTGCGATGTGGGCGGTGCTCACGCGCTTGAGTCAGCCCAAACATGCGAATCTGACGTTGTTGCAAAAGTTAAAGTTGTACAACGGCAAGACCCTCTCCGGCTTCACTGAAGACAACGTGATGGAACTCAAACGGGAAGCCGCGCAGGAAGGGATGATTGGCATCTCGCCGCGGTACATCCAGGATAAAATTTCCAATGCGTTGGTCGCACACCCCGAAGAGGATAATATCAATCCCTTCATGGTGATGCACGAATTGGAATCGGGGCTTCGGCACCACACCCTGATTAGCGATGAGTCGCAACTGCAACGCTATCGCGAATTGCTGTCCATCGTTCGGGAAGAATACGAAGACATTGTCAAGAACGAAGTGCAACGGGCGATTGCGGCGGATGAGGATGCCTTGGCCCGACTGTGCTCCAATTATATTGACAATGTGAAAGCGTATACCCAACGTGAGAAAGTGCGGGATCGCTACACGGGGAATTATCAGGAACCCGATGAGCGACTCATGCGCTCGATCGAAGAAAAGATCGACATTCCCGAGGGGCGCAAAGACGACTTCCGCCGCGAAATTATGAATTACATCGGTGCGTTGGCCATTGATGGGAAACGGTTTGATTACAAAACGAATGAGCGGCTTCAGAAGGCACTGGAGCTGAAACTCTTTGAGGATCAAAAGGATACGATCAAACTGACCACGCTGGTGTCGAATGTGGTCGATCGAGCAACTCAGGAAAAAATTGATGTCGTAAAGGCTCGACTGATTCGAAATTACGGTTATAATGAATCGAGTGCAACCGACGTTCTGAACTTCGTAGCAAGTATCTTTGCTCGAGGTCAGACGAAGAAATAG